The window TTCCCGAGCATCACCTAGGCTAGGCAGACAGGTCTGCTGAAATGACtgtttctttatttctttctttgTGCTTGTTTTGGAAGGGGATAGATCAGACCTGATCATACCCCAAGCAGGCTCAACAAAGCCTAGTCAGAGAATACCAAGGCTTCTTCTTGTGGGattcggcttgcctgctccctccccatgctcctacccgtgctcccacttcatcctacggctgtcttttttctttttctattttaatcTAAACATCTGTCCCCTGATTTTAAGAGGGTGAGGCCGGGTCTTATTTTGTTTCAATCAAATCAAGCCATgtacgcgggagcacggatgggcacacgcggggggagcaggcaagtctcgtcccttCTTGTGACCGTGCTTGTTTGATTTTTGGGTCCGGTTTCCTTTATTACTGGATCACCTCTCTTCTCCTATAATACAATGTGGGAGCTCCTCACCCCCTGACGAGATTCCGTAAAAAAAACCCCAAGGCTccatgcaaaaaagtaaaaaaagagaATACCAAGCCTGATCTGAAATACAATACACAATATGAAAGCGTCCTTCTACTCTGCTCGTAAACTCAAATGCACCCGTGATGAATAGAAAAATTTAAAAACAGTAAGTTTTTTAAGAAAATATATGAAAAAAACTTGGCAACAAACATTGACGAACTGTCTATGTACGTACAAATTTTCATATAGGAATTGAGGAAAAAACATTTCTAATGTTCTAAACAAATaaaatcaatgctccaaaatgctttcaaaaatagTTTCTTTGACTATTGATTTTGTTTTTAGAATATTTagaaaaaaatcacaaaattttgGCGTGTGTAGAAAATTCGTCAACCTTTGTTGAAAAGAAAGTTGTTTAGATTTTTTTTCCCGGCTTTGCTGTTCACGAGGAAGCATTTTAGCTCACGATCATAAATTCCATGTTCCAAACAATACCCTTTTTGTTAATCATCTTTAGTATATATAAGTATATTGGTGATTTGCGATAGCTGATGACTCTTGCTGACAGGTGATatagaagtattattattttatatcAGTGTGTCTATTACAGTAAAAAAAAACTAAGTCATTTCAAGTATTTTTGGGCTTCTGGGCCTAGCTATGGGTGGGAATGCCGAGCCCGAGCCCATCTTGATTCTTGGCCTTTCGAGCAGTAGCGGAGCAAACACCAAATTTACCCGAGGAGGGAGGCAACGACCAAAATATAGACTGGAAGGGTACTATGAAGTTTTGCAGGGGAAGAGCTTATGCTTGCACATAATTCACGCGAGGAGGGAGGCAACGACCAAAATATAGACTGGCGATGTGGTCATTCTTTTCAAGCTTGCCTCTACTGATCGTTGATGGCGAGTTACGATGGTGGTGGAGGCGACGTGGAGGCTCAGCTACAACCCGCAAAGAAGGCAAATCCTATTATCTGCCTTAAGAGAAGAATAGTGGCCATTTCACTGAAGCGTGCTTGGATCGACCGACCCATGTGTAGTTTTCATTTTTGCCTTTTTTTTCCTAGTAGTTTTTTTCACTTATTGCTCTTATCTGTTTTTACTTTTTTTCTTCTTGTTATCTTTCAATTTTTATTATTTTGTTTATGCCCATTTCTTTttgtgtgaagcagggaagattttTTTAAAGTATGTGAGCATTTATCAAGAcatgcatatgcatggatatatatttttcaaaatcaaaaaaattcatttTTAAAATGCATAACTATTTTGTATCCAGTAAAAAAAATTTATCACCAGATTTTTTAGGGTGTTTTATCACCAGATGATCATTTTATTTTGAATATAGAGCCTTCGTTCTTTTTTTTGAGGGGAATATAGAGCCTTCATTCGATTTCGAAAGAACTTGGTGAATCAGAGCCCATTTCCAACTAAACCGAAGCACAAAAGCCCACTCAGACCTAGGCTTTTCGCTATCTCGCAGGCCCGCGCGCGCGGAGTCGCCATCGCAGCGGCAGACCCCACATCTCCCGCCCCACACCCGTAAAATGGCTCCgaccgcagcggcggcggcgacaggcTATGCGTCCGAAGCTCCGTCCGGCCTGCGTTTCCCGGCGACCTGGTCCGCTCGTTTGCCGCCCTCGTCCAGAAATTGAGGGATCGTGATGGTGAgatcccccctcctctgcttctgcTTCCTCGAATTGAATGAATGGTTGCGGACGGCAATGCTGTCCGTGCTTAGTTTAGGCCCGATGCTGTCAGTGCTAAACGGATTTAGAGATGGTATGGCACTGTCACTAGTTATTCAACAGTTTTCAACTCTGCGGTTTGCAGTTCAGTGCCCAGGACCCACCTCATGAGATTTATCTTTGCCCCTCACTTCCTTTGTCAACAGGTTAAAAATTTAAAGAAACATGGCTAAAGGGGGACAGATCCCTCCCTTAACTATCCGCTGTTAGTAAACTTTATACTAACTCCAGTATACAAAGTTATACTAGAGTTGAGAAACATATTTTGGGACGGGACGTTTtacattttgagacagagggagtagaagTGAGACCTCTCCATGATTACACACAGATAGCACCCTGGTGAGATTCGAACGCGGGTGGGCGGGTTCAACAAACTGAACTCCTCCCTGCCGCTGAGCTAGCGCTCAGTTCTCTGCAGGTTAAAAATATGTTATTTGCTTTGTGTTATGTTTTGTAAAAAAACATGATCATTGATGATATGTTATACtattccctccgttccgatttactcgtcgtggttttagttcaaatttgaactaaaaccacgacgagtaaatcggaatggagggagtacatgctaaAGTGCAACGGCAATATAAATAGAAACCTGAACTCACATCGGCACAAACTTGAACTCAGTTGCTTTGTACATCGACTTCCCCATCCAATTGAGATTGGTTCCGTGGGTTTTGTGTTCCATGACTTGGAGCAATGCTTATTTATCCGGGGAATTTGGTACATATACGGCTCTAAGGTTAATCTGGTAGGTTATTGCTGACTCTTGTGAGGATCGCTTTGTTAGCAAACAGTAATGTAATTCTTTCGTTAACTAAAGAAACCCAAAGGCAGCCATTCTAAAAAATAGAGGGGACACTATCAGCGTGAGGTAATAACTGAGACATTCAGGTCTGGTGTCAGAACTTAAAACCCATAATGCTTACAACCTTGAGATCAATAATCACCTTCAGGAGGACCCCTGGAGTGTCTCTGCAACTTAAGATACCTGTCCATATCAAAACTATGCTTGGCACATAGCTTTCTCCTCCTTGCCAAGAACAGCCTCCGCTTAAAGTCCTGTAACGTCGGATTGCTCGCGGTACGCAGGAAATAGCCGTAGCAGAAAATCAGCTGGAGTCCGGCCAAGAAGTAGGCGAGCGGCTCCATGATACTCCAAGAGAACTCCCAGAACGTAAGGTGGAAGAAGAGGGCAAACTGGAGTATGAATGACGCAAAGCCAAAACATAGAATCCGCACGGCGTGGCTATGCGCCATGCCGTCGATCTCTTGCATCTTCATCTGAAGTTGTCTGAATTCGTCTTTTCTCACGTCGTCCTCCCGGGCGAGCGCAAACGGCACGGCCCTTCTGATCAGGTCCGCAATCTGCAAATGGAACAATTCCTTGATATTATTCATTTTATATGTAACAGCTATAGGGACTTTTTAAGCCATGGCATAAAAGTCACTCCTCAAGAGCAATGTGGCGCTACAGCAAAGCAAAGTTAACAACTCCAATGTGGCAATGTGCAAAGTGAGCAGTTTTTTTATAAactatggcaaagtgaaaaagcagGCATGATACTTGGTCCAATGtgcaattgatatgataacaaacagATTCTATTGGCCAGCACGTGATCTGAACAAACTTTTCAATACGTAACTTTGTTTGCTGATCTGTTATATGAATATGTTAGTGCAAggttataaagttgtgatatattaTGGTGATATTTTCACCACAGACCTGATGCTATTATTTTCATCATGTGAATTTATATATCTTTTCCCTGCAATATTAGTCTCCCTTAGAGAATTTGAAGTGTTTCGGTACATGGTGTTAGGTATTAGAGAGAGGTGTAAATGGAGAACCTAACAATTTTGTGATATCACCTTCTTGTGGTTGAGGTAGGTCTTTCCCCTGACGAGCAGCACCAAGCTCATCTCGTCCATCTTCTGCACGAGTGCCTCCGCCTCCGTGGGCGTGAGGCCGCTCTCCATCAAGGCACCGAGAGGCTCGCCATGGCTGATCACCTCATCCTGCATCCGTCGCTCGATTTCTCTGAAGATCGCTTTGGTAGCAGCTGTTGACCAGTCGGTATAAAATTTGGTGTTAAAGGAAGGTCAACAAACAACTGAGAAATTTGCTGGTGGCCGGTGCTATACTTATGAATGAAGCTTACTACCTTGAGAATAATCACCTCCCAGAGGACACCTCATGTGCCTCTCCATCTCCAGGTACTTCTCCATGTCAAAACCATACTTCGTGCAAAGCCTTCTCCTCCTTAATTTAAACAGCCTCTCCATGTAGGTTCGATACGACAGGTTGCGCGAGGTGATGAGGAAATAGGCGTAGCCGGAAAGCAGGTGGACGCCAGCCACGAAGAAGGTGATCGGCGCTACAACGTCCCACGTGAACTCCCAGAATGTGAAGCGGAAGCAGAGGCCGACCGTGGCTTGCACGAACCAGAAGCCAGACCAGAGGATTCGCCTCACTTGCTTGCACGCCTGCCGGTCGATCTCTCCTTTCTTTTTCTTCAGTAGCTCAAACTCTTCCCTTCTCGCATCATTCTCTATCTCGAGCACAGGCGGCACGGCGCTTCTAACCAGGTCTACTATCTAATGATGGCCAATAACAAATATAAATGTATTAGCTGAAAATTGTAAAACCGGCGATGGGCAGTGAAATGTACGAAGTATGACACAAATCACATCCACTACCAACAGACATGAAAGGCTGTGAAAGTCTATGTTGAATTCTTTCAGTTTGTACTATTTGTGTGAGAGAAGTGCACATTTCGACCTTGAAATTATGCCCTGGTTCCAAAACCGGCTAGAATACACCATCAAACTTTGATACCGTTTACTCGTCATCCCAGTTGACAACTCTTTGTTAATGTACAAAAATGCAAGACGTTTTTTGGTTTTGCATAGGGCAtgaaaaacgtcttatattgttGTTTCTCAAATGTCAAAAAGTCTAGTTTTTTGGTTTTGCATAGGGCAtgaaaaacgtcttatattgttGTCTTTCAAATGTCAAAAAGTCTAGTTTTTTGGTTTTGCATAGGGCAtgaaaaacgtcttatattgttGTCTCTCAAATGTCAAAGAGTCTAGTTTGACATCTTGAAGATGTTTTGGGATAATGTGGCGGCAGGTTCGCATCCTCAGTTAgcgcatgacaaaaatgacaacttCAGAAAATATGAAATTTCATAAGAAACAGAGAAAAGTTTGAGAAACCTAGTTGAGGTTCAGGTGCTAATTAAACCGAAGAACAAGAATGTGAAAAATGCTTTAGATGTCACCTTCTCAGGATGGAGGTAGACCTTTCCCCGGAAGAGCACAATGGTGCCCGAGTGGTCCATCGCTCCCGCGAGCGCCTCCGCCTGGCTGTGAGTCGGCGCCGCTCCGGCCTCAACGCACGCGTCCAGGAACTCCTGATATGTTACCACCTCATCCTCCCTGTTCCGCAGACGCCTCTTGAGCACCTCGAGTCCAACAAGCCGCACCATTCGCTGAGCTTCCGACGGCGTGAAGATGTCCGCCTCCGCCGGGCGCGGCTGCAGCGTCGAGAGTGAGAAATGGCGGAGGTTCCACACAGTAGGCGttgccgtggcggctgccggagacaACAGCCGTCGGGGAATGAGCAGGCGGGAGGCGGCTGCTCGCAACATGGTCTActtctctggcgatgagcagcgagCCTGTAGTGAGAGGCGCCAGTAAAATGCAGGGGTATTTCAAACTAATAGGGTGTTGTTGCACCTCTGCTCATGAATGATTGGCTTTGTGTTTTCCATTACAACTCCGCGAGCATGGGACATTGTGGAAAGAAAATCAGCTAAGCAAAGTTGGCATCGCTGCCCATCAATAGTTTGTCATTTCTCTTTGCCTTTGTAATATTTTTTCACTTTGCCAGGAAGAAAAGGAAGCTCCTTTAGCTTTGGAGAAAAAGGAGGTCATTCTACAGCAAAACATGTTTTGAAAATTGAACTCGTGGGAAGTTCTCTTCTTTTCTTTTTGATTCGGAAATGATAAAATCCGAACATTTGGAATTTGATCATGACAAATCGAACGTGTTTTTATGGCAACTTTGGCCGACAAGAGGATGGCAAGTTTAGTTGGCAAGCACGGCAATTTTCTGGCAAAAAACAAACTGAGAGCGGATTTGCGATGCTTACAAACTAAACTTGCCATGATAACAAACATAAATAGCCACAAAAAAATGTTCAATTTTCCATAGTCAAGTCCCTTGAGGTGCTCCCGCTGTTTGGAGAATGGCCACTGGGCGCGTGGGTGTCGCAATGCTTGGCGTCCATTCAGCTCTCTTGCATGCCTTGCCATGCCGCCACGGTCTCGCCTTGACAATGAGCATTGCGCAGCTCTAGCTTCTTGTGAGGGTCCGATGAAATCCCAGCTCCCCTCCAAGGTGCTTCACCGCAGGTCCTGGGCATCGGTCGTTTCCACTCACGTTGAGTCGGGAACCCCATCAGATGTACTGCTCCGGTCCACTATAGCAGCGCAGGCGGAGCTCCTGGTGCGCGTTGGGAGCTTTCTGGAGCGAGCAGAGGCTGCTCTGGGAAAGCTCTCTCTTGTCCCGGCTGTGTTGCAATCCGCTCCTACGCCAGGTCCTCCTAGTGAGGTCGATGTTGGTGGCTCAGTGGAGAACAGTGTTGCGGAGCTCTATGGTTGTTTCTCCCCTAGAGCTGTGGACAACTCGTCACCTTCGTCTGCCTTGCCCACTGTGTTATCTACCGCTGAGGGCGGGACCATTGTCGTGGTTGTGCCTCTGGTGCTGCAGGTGATGCCCGAGCTTCAAGTGGTATGTGCGAGCTCTGATTTGCCTCTATCAATGGAGCAAACGATGGTGGACATGCAAGCAACCACGAGTGAGGGACATGATTCAACTGTGACATGTGAGCAGAGTGAGGTGAACTCACTTGGGCGCTCACATGTGATTTTGGCACCCGTTCCACCCCCGCCGACGGATACTTCGAATGCTCTCTTTGCAAAAGAGCTTTGTGACTTGCTCGCTAGTGTGGAGGCTATTAGTCCTGGAACTGGAAGGGCAATTGCCTGCCTCCTGACATGATCGACATTCAAGGGCAAATGCAAGAAGGCGAGCGATTGCCCTCGGACCGGTTTAGTGCAGGAGAAGTCACTAAGGTGCAAAAGCAAGAAGAGTGGCGTCATAGGTAAGGTGCCCGCGGCTGCTTAGTGGATGATTCTCGGTCCCTCGGCTCATCCTCGCGACTGGCCGTCCTCACGGGTTGGGTCGTCATTGTGGTTTTGGTGTGGTCCACTATCTTTTGTTGGGATGTTCTTGTTGGGTTCAATCGTGGTGTACAAGCGTCACGAGTTATGTTTGTAGTATGTTGGGAGGGTTTGGTGAGTTGCAGATGTACTCATGGGGTCTCATGATTGGTGAGTAGTTCAATTATGGTCTGATTGTattggttttagcccggttttctgtaaattaaccgggcaattctcttcttcttaattaatcgatgacgcaattcttttgcctccgtttcggaaaaaaaaaacctGCCAGACTGACTCGTTCTCCATGATTATACCTTGCAATGGGTGAcagactccctccattccaaaacaatTAAAGTTTAAGAATGAGTCAATTACACTAGCGGTGCTAGAACTTGAATGAAACGACACTTTGGTGCTAGAAGTTGTGGTGTACATCAAAATGGTGCAGAAACGTGACTTGGACGTGCAAATACAATGCTTATCTCGTTTGTATACGGAATCAGCGCTGACTAGGCGCGTGGGGCTCGCTGTCAGCCACTGGACCGGCGAGAAGGGGCATGTAGCCTGATTTTTATGAAAACGCCCTCGaaatatattttttcaaaaaaaaaaacttgttGACGTGGTGACATTTTTTCCCACTGCTATGACCAGTGAGTCCCACCTGCCAGGAAGAGAGTGCAAACTAAACGGAAACTAAGACCGCTACGTCTCTAACCACGGCCTACACCTAgcaagatactccctccattcgaaaatacttgtcatcaaaatagataaaaacatatgtatctagaacaaaaatacatctagatacatcctcttctatccattttgatgacaagtattt is drawn from Triticum dicoccoides isolate Atlit2015 ecotype Zavitan chromosome 4A, WEW_v2.0, whole genome shotgun sequence and contains these coding sequences:
- the LOC119289586 gene encoding calcium uniporter protein 5, mitochondrial-like yields the protein MLRAAASRLLIPRRLLSPAAATATPTVWNLRHFSLSTLQPRPAEADIFTPSEAQRMVRLVGLEVLKRRLRNREDEVVTYQEFLDACVEAGAAPTHSQAEALAGAMDHSGTIVLFRGKVYLHPEKIVDLVRSAVPPVLEIENDARREEFELLKKKKGEIDRQACKQVRRILWSGFWFVQATVGLCFRFTFWEFTWDVVAPITFFVAGVHLLSGYAYFLITSRNLSYRTYMERLFKLRRRRLCTKYGFDMEKYLEMERHMRCPLGGDYSQGSKLHS